The nucleotide sequence AGCGCAGGACGACGGACCGTGAGGAGAGCCGATCGGCCGGGATGTCGCCACCGGCGGCGAACGGGGCGACGCCCGGCGCGGGGTCGGCGGGGCGACCGCGGACCGCGACGAGCACGAGGGGGCCGAGGGACGTGGAGAGGGATCGATGGGCGCCGAACGAGGCGCCGTGGACCACCCGCCCGGCATGCCGCGCCGGATGCCCGGCACCGTCCCGGGCGAAGAGCTTGGCCGACGCCGAAGCGGGGGAGCGCTCGTCCTCGGTCTCCGGCGCCACCGGAACAGGCGCTGGGACGACGGGAGCACCCACGGGGGCGGACGCGGCGAGGCCCAGGGCCGGGGCGGGGGCACCGGCGTCACCGGGCGTGGACGTGGCCGGGACCAGGGCCGTGGCCGGGCTCGGAGGCCCGGCCGCGCACTGGTCCGGCCCGGTGGACGGCGAGTCGCGGACGACCCCCAGAGCCAGCACGGCATGCAGCAGCGTGACCGCCAGCAGCAGAAGGACGGCGGCCGTGCACGGGCCGCCGCACACCGCGGGGCGGTTCGTGTCGCGGCCGTGCACCATGCGGCCTCCCTCGCCGATCCCCCTCCAGGGAACCCCGCACAGCGGAAGACGGCACTCCGATTACCGGGAAAAGTCTATACTTTCACCCGTGTCGGTTATCTCCTCGAACACACATATCGTCGCATTTCGAGGAATCACCGGCCGCCGTGGTGTGATCATTCGAGCAGCGTGGCCGGTGCGGCCTGCCGCCAGGAGTCCAGCAGGATGTCCCGCAGCTCATCGACGTCCTCCAGCGCGGCGAGCCGCACCCGCACCCAGGCCGAACTCGCCTCATGGGCGGCGACCCAGAACTTCTCCGGCTCCGCCAGCACCAACTCCTTCCGCTCCTCCTTGGGACATCTGACGGCCATCGAGGTCTCGTCCTCGGGCAAGGTGGCGAACATCTTCCCGGCGACCCGGAAGGTGGGCATCGACCAGGCGATCTTCTCTGTGGTCTCCGGCAGCGACAGGGCGACGGCACGGACATCGTCGGAGGTGGTCATGGCCCGACCGTAGAACACCCCACCGACAAGCGTGCCCGTGCTTGAATGCCCAGGTGACGGATCTGGACGTGCTCAAGGTGTTCTGCGGGCCCTACGGCCGCGGTGGCAATGAACTCGGCGTGGTGCGGGACGGCGCCGCCGTGGTCGGCGAGGCGGAGCGGCAGCGGGTCGCCGCCCGGCTGGGGTTCAGCGAGACCGTGTTCGTGGACGACCCGGAGCGCGGCGTCGTCGACATCTACACCCCGAGCGTCCGGCTGCCCTTCGCGGGCCATCCGCTGGTGGGCACCGCCTGGCTGCTGGACCTGCCCGAGCTGCTGCCGCCCGCCGGTGAGGTCCCCACGCGCCAGGACGGCGAGTTCACCTGGATCACCGGCCGGCCCGCGTGGGCGGCCGGGCGGCGCACCCAGCGGTACGCCTCCCCGGAGGAGGTCGAGGCGCTGCCCACCCCTCCCGAGGGCGAAGGCTGGCTCTACGCCTGGGCGTGGCAGGACGAGGCGGCGGGCCGGGTGCGGGCGCGCGCGTTTCCCCGCCGCGGTGACGGGATCGTCGAGGACGAGGCCACCGGCGCCGCCGCCCTGATTCTCTCGGGCGAGCTGGGCCGTGCCCTCAACATCACCCAGGGCGTGGGGTCGCAGATCCTGACCGGCCCCCTGCCGGACGGCTCCATCGAGATCGGTGGCCGGGTCGAGCTCGCCGAGGTCCGCTCGCTGTAGGCCCCTCGCGGAGACGTGCCGGCCCGGCGGCCGTCCTGACCACGACGGCCCGGCGGAGGTCCGGGCCGTCGTGGTCAGTCCGTACGGGCGTAGTGGATCGCGATCCGCGCCCCGAGGCGCGCGTTGTTCTTGACGAGCGCGATATTGGTCCGCAGGCTCTCCCCCTTGGTCAACTCGACGATCCGGCCCAGCAGATACGGGGTCGCGTCCTTGCCGCCGATTCCCGCCTCCGCCATCTCGGCGAGGGCCTGCTCGATGATGCCGTCGATCCGCTCGGCGGGGATCTCCTCGGCCTCGGGCACCGGATTGGCGATGCTCAGCCCCGCCGTCATGCCCAGCTCCCACTGGGCGCGCATGGTGGCCGCGATCTCCTCGGGCGAGTCGACGCGCAGCGGAGAGCGGAAGCCGCTCACCCGCGAGTAGAAGGCGGGGAAGTCGTCGGTGCCGTAGGTGAGCACCGGAACGCCCAGGGTCTCCAGCTTCTCCAGGGTCAGTCCGATGTCGAGGATGCTCTTGACCCCGGCGCTGATGACGGCCACCGGGGTGGTGGCGAGTTCGGTGAGATCCGCGCTGATGTCGAAGGAGTGCTCCGCTCCCCGGTGCACGCCGCCGATGCCACCGGTGACGAAGACCCGGATCCCGGCGAGCGCGGCGAGCCGCATCGTGGACGCCACGGTGGTGGCGCCGTGGCCGCCGCGCGCGATGACATGGGCGAGATCGCGCACGCTGACCTTGCCGACGTCGGGGCTGGTGGCGAGCAGTTCGAGAGCGGCCCGGTCCAGACCGGCACGTGGCGTGCCGTGGAGGACGGCGATGGTGGCGGGGACCGCCCCCTCGGCGCGGATGATCTCCTCGACCTCGGTGGCCATCTCGACGTTCTGCGGATACGGCATGCCGTGGCTGATGATCGTGGACTCCAGCGCGACCACGGGACGGCCGTCGCGCAGGGCCTCCGCGACCTCCTCGGTGAGGGTCAGCCGGGGGTGGGGCGTGGTCATGTGGTCCTCCGCGGCGGTGCGTTGAGCGCGTCCTCGATCAGACGCGGGGTCAGGTCGGGTCGTACGGTGGCGGGGGTGGCCACGGTCAGCGCGGCGGCGGCGTGGCCGTAGCGGGCGGCGTCGACCGGGTCGGCGCCACCGAGCAGGGCGTGGGCGAACGCGCCGAGCATCGCGTCGCCGGCCCCGGTGACGTCGTGCACCTCGGCCGGTGGCGCCTCCAGCGGCACCCGGCCCTCGTCGAGGGTGCTCAGCAGGGAGCCGCGCGCACCGAGCCGCACCCACACATGCCGCACGCCGCGCTCGTGGAGGACGGCCACGGCCCCGAGCAGTTCCGGATCCTCCGCGTCGGCGTCCCCGTCGAGGTCCCGGCCGGTGAGCGCGCCCAGCTCCGCCACGTTCGGCGTGACGGCGAAGACCGGCCGCCCGGTGGCGAACAGCGGGGCGAGCAGCGCCGCCTTGGGGACGCTCACCGGGTCGATCAGCGTCTGGACGCCGGTGGCGGCGGCGATGTCCAGGACGTACGAGAGCACTCGTGGGGAGAGGTTCCCGTCCAGCACCAGCAGGCCGGCGTGACCGATGAGCTCACGCGCGGCGTGCAGATGCTCGGGGCTGAGAGCGTCGGTGGCGGCCATGTCGGCGATGGCCACGACCAGATCGCCGTCGGCGTCCAGCACCGCCGTATAGGTGCCGGTGGGGTGCGGGCCGCGGTGCACATGGTCGATGCGCACGCCCGCGGCCTGGGTCTCGGTCAACAGCCGCTCCCCCGCCGCGTCCTGACCCACCGCGGAGATGAGATGGGTGGGGGTGCCCAGCCGGGCGAGGTTCTCGGCGACATTGCGGGCTACCCCGCCGGGGCCGGTGTGGGACCGGCCCGGATTGCTGGTGCGGTACGCGACGGGTGCGAGGCTGCGCACCTTGATGTCCACGTTGGCCCCGCCGATGACCACCACCGCGTGCTCCTGACGCAGGATGTAGCCGCGTCCCAGGATGGCGCCCTTCTTGCCCAGGTTGGAGAGATGGACGTTGACCGCGGCCCGGGTGGTCCCGAGGGCGTCGGCGATGGACTGGGCCCCGGCCAGCGGGTCCCGCCGCAGCAGCGCGAGAATCTCCCGTTCCCTGCGCGTCAGCATCATGCTCAGCAGAGTAAAGGACCCTTAGCTTGATAAACAGGCCACCGACACTCATGGGTTGGCCCAGGAGATCGTAAAAGAACGACGGATGACATCCTGGGAAGCCATGGCGCGCCGGACACTCTCGGCAGCGGCCCGGGAACCTGTCCGGTGACGAGGAAGAAGGCCGATGAGACTCTGCTTTCTGGTGGAGGAGCGCTATCGCCATGACGGGATGCCCCGTGAGGTGATCCGTCAGCTCTCCGCCTGGGGCCACCAGGTGGACGTGGTCCGGCCGGGCACTTCCCTGCTGCGGATGTCCGATGCGGTGCGGGCGGGCAGCCATGACGCCTGGGTGCTCAAGACGGTGTCCGGGGGCCCCGGGCTGACGCTGCTGGAGGCCGCGTCGGCGGTCGGGCTGACCACCGTCAACGACGCCCGCGCCATCCGCGGCGTACGGGACAAGGCGCTGGCGGCCGCCATCGGGCGCGGCCGGGGGCTGCCGTTGCCGCCCACCTACGCGGCGGCCCGGCCCGAGGCGCTGGAGGAGATACCGGAGGCCGAGTTCCCGCTGGTGGTCAAGCCCGCGGACGGCAGCTCCGGGCGGGCCGTACGGCTGGTGCCGACACCGGACCGGCTGCGGGCGCTGCGCGCCGAACTGGCCGCGGAGGGCATGCTCATCGCCCAGCCCTACGTGCCGAATTCGGGCATCGACCTCAAGGTGTACTGCGTGGACGGGGAGTTGCACGCGACCGAGCGGAGCTCACCGCTCAGCCCCGACGGGGGCGCACGCGGCCGTCGGGTGCGGCTGTCCGCCGAAGTGGCGGCCATCGCCGCCGAGGTGGGTGCGGTCTACGGCCTCGATCTGTACGGGGTGGACGTGCTGCTGGGCCCGGACGGGCCGGTGGTCGTCGATGTGAACGACTTCCCCAGCTTCAAGGAGGTGCCGGACGCGGCGGCCCGGGTGGGGCGTGCGGTGCTGGAGTTGGCGCGCAGGGGCGGCGCCCGGTCCGGGGCGGCGCTCGTCGGTGCCCTCACCGAGCCGGTGCCGGCTCCGGAGCCGCTCCCGGCCGTGGCCACGGGCCGGATATGACCGCGGGCCGTGGCCACAGGCCGGTCATGAGCGCGACGGTGAGCGGCGGCCGATGAGGATCGGTCTGATCACCGCCGACCCCGGTCATCAACTCCTCGCCGACACGGCGGAGTTGCTGACGCCCCGCCATGAGGTGGTGGCGCTCGACCCTGGCGGCCGCGGGGCCGGGGCGCGGGCCCGGGTCTCCCCCGGGGAAGACCCGGCCGACCCCGGGAAGCTCGCCGATGTGTATCTGCTGAAGGCCCGGACGCCGCGTGCGCTGGCGCTCGCCCGGTCCCTGGAGCGGCGCGGCGCCCCGGTGGTGAACTCCGCCGCGGCCACCGCGCTGTGCCAGGACCGGACGGCGATGGCCGAACTGGCGCTCCGCGCCGGTCTGCCGTTCGCCCCCACCCGTACCGCGGCCTCACTCGCCGGGCTGACGGCGGAGCGGCTGCCTCGCCCCGTGGTCGTCAAGAGCCGCCACAGCCGCCGCCATGATCTGGTGGCCCGTGTCGACGACACCGCACGGCTGCGCGCCCTGAGCGCCGACTGGGCGGATGAGCCCGTGGTGGTGCAGGACTTCACCCCGAACGACGGCTGGGACCACAAGCTGTGGGTGATCGCGGGCCGGGTGTTCGCCGCGCTGCGCCGGTCGGAGCTGGCGGCCGGCGGCCGCGGTCCGAGCCTGCCGCTCGCCCTGGACGCGCTGCCACCCGGCTGGCTGGATCCGGTGCGCCGCGTCGGTCCGGTGTTCTCGCTGGACGTCTACGGCGTGGATCTGATCGACGCGGGCCGCGGCGCCCCGCTGATCGTGGACATCAACGCCTTCCCGGGCATCCGCGGTCAGGCCGGTGCCCCCGAGGCACTGGCGGCCCTGGCACTGCGGACCGCCGAACGGGGCGGACTCACCGCGCCCCGCACATGACCGACACGAGGGAAATACTAGGGGACTCCGGTCCGAAATAGGGGTGGTCGCAGGTAGGACCGGTCCGGCAGGGTGGTCTACTGGTCTCCGCGCGAACCGAGGCACGCGCGCGACAGCCACACGACAGCCGCCGTAGAACGAACGGCGCGAAAGGACATCACGTGACCGCAAACCCCACCGGCACAAGCCTGTGGATCAGGCAGTTCCACCCCGCGCCGGCCGCGGCGACGCGACTCATCTGCCTGCCCCACGCCGGCGGGTCCGCCTCCTACTACTTCCCGGTCTCCAAGGCGCTCTCGCCCACGGTCGATGTGCTCGCCGTGCAGTACCCGGGGCGCCAGGACCGGCGCAACGAGAAGTGCATAGACAATATCCCCGAGCTGGCCGACGCGCTGGTGCCGGAGCTGCTGCCCTTCACGGACAAGCCGGTGGCGCTTTTCGGCCACAGCATGGGCGCCACCCTCGCCTTCGAGGTCGCCCTGCGTCTGGAGCAGAAGGGCGTGGTGCCGGTGGCGCTGTTCGCCTCGGGGCGGCGCGCCCCCTCCTGCCACCGTGACGAGTCCGTCCACCTCCGCGACGACGACGGGCTGATCACCGAGGTGAAGGCGCTCGCCGGGACCGACACCCAGCTCCTGGGCGACGACGAGATCCTGCGGATGGTGCTGCCCGCCATCCGCAGCGACTACAAGGCGGCCGAGACCTACCGCTACACCTCCGGCCCGCGGCTGGCGACGCCGATCCACGCGCATGTGGGGGACGACGACCCCAAGGCGAGCGTCGAGGAGGCCCGCGC is from Streptomyces hygroscopicus and encodes:
- a CDS encoding alpha-L-glutamate ligase, with protein sequence MRIGLITADPGHQLLADTAELLTPRHEVVALDPGGRGAGARARVSPGEDPADPGKLADVYLLKARTPRALALARSLERRGAPVVNSAAATALCQDRTAMAELALRAGLPFAPTRTAASLAGLTAERLPRPVVVKSRHSRRHDLVARVDDTARLRALSADWADEPVVVQDFTPNDGWDHKLWVIAGRVFAALRRSELAAGGRGPSLPLALDALPPGWLDPVRRVGPVFSLDVYGVDLIDAGRGAPLIVDINAFPGIRGQAGAPEALAALALRTAERGGLTAPRT
- a CDS encoding carbohydrate kinase codes for the protein MLTRREREILALLRRDPLAGAQSIADALGTTRAAVNVHLSNLGKKGAILGRGYILRQEHAVVVIGGANVDIKVRSLAPVAYRTSNPGRSHTGPGGVARNVAENLARLGTPTHLISAVGQDAAGERLLTETQAAGVRIDHVHRGPHPTGTYTAVLDADGDLVVAIADMAATDALSPEHLHAARELIGHAGLLVLDGNLSPRVLSYVLDIAAATGVQTLIDPVSVPKAALLAPLFATGRPVFAVTPNVAELGALTGRDLDGDADAEDPELLGAVAVLHERGVRHVWVRLGARGSLLSTLDEGRVPLEAPPAEVHDVTGAGDAMLGAFAHALLGGADPVDAARYGHAAAALTVATPATVRPDLTPRLIEDALNAPPRRTT
- a CDS encoding phenazine biosynthesis PhzC/PhzF protein, producing MTDLDVLKVFCGPYGRGGNELGVVRDGAAVVGEAERQRVAARLGFSETVFVDDPERGVVDIYTPSVRLPFAGHPLVGTAWLLDLPELLPPAGEVPTRQDGEFTWITGRPAWAAGRRTQRYASPEEVEALPTPPEGEGWLYAWAWQDEAAGRVRARAFPRRGDGIVEDEATGAAALILSGELGRALNITQGVGSQILTGPLPDGSIEIGGRVELAEVRSL
- a CDS encoding RimK domain-containing protein, with translation MRLCFLVEERYRHDGMPREVIRQLSAWGHQVDVVRPGTSLLRMSDAVRAGSHDAWVLKTVSGGPGLTLLEAASAVGLTTVNDARAIRGVRDKALAAAIGRGRGLPLPPTYAAARPEALEEIPEAEFPLVVKPADGSSGRAVRLVPTPDRLRALRAELAAEGMLIAQPYVPNSGIDLKVYCVDGELHATERSSPLSPDGGARGRRVRLSAEVAAIAAEVGAVYGLDLYGVDVLLGPDGPVVVDVNDFPSFKEVPDAAARVGRAVLELARRGGARSGAALVGALTEPVPAPEPLPAVATGRI
- a CDS encoding pseudouridine-5'-phosphate glycosidase, with the protein product MTTPHPRLTLTEEVAEALRDGRPVVALESTIISHGMPYPQNVEMATEVEEIIRAEGAVPATIAVLHGTPRAGLDRAALELLATSPDVGKVSVRDLAHVIARGGHGATTVASTMRLAALAGIRVFVTGGIGGVHRGAEHSFDISADLTELATTPVAVISAGVKSILDIGLTLEKLETLGVPVLTYGTDDFPAFYSRVSGFRSPLRVDSPEEIAATMRAQWELGMTAGLSIANPVPEAEEIPAERIDGIIEQALAEMAEAGIGGKDATPYLLGRIVELTKGESLRTNIALVKNNARLGARIAIHYARTD
- a CDS encoding oleoyl-ACP hydrolase, which codes for MTANPTGTSLWIRQFHPAPAAATRLICLPHAGGSASYYFPVSKALSPTVDVLAVQYPGRQDRRNEKCIDNIPELADALVPELLPFTDKPVALFGHSMGATLAFEVALRLEQKGVVPVALFASGRRAPSCHRDESVHLRDDDGLITEVKALAGTDTQLLGDDEILRMVLPAIRSDYKAAETYRYTSGPRLATPIHAHVGDDDPKASVEEARAWGEHTTGGFDLQVYPGGHFYLNDEAPRVIASIRKVLTAQS